Proteins encoded within one genomic window of Prosthecobacter fusiformis:
- a CDS encoding leucine-rich repeat domain-containing protein: protein MKLTTPLILLLAALPVFSQDTPPAEAPKKEEPKVETANPAPPKADAKPEPKPAPKAEPKPADAPKAETPKKPEDKPAAEKKPEAKPEAKPAPKPVAIFKDKALEAAVRKQVFAKRNNNEPITEEDVATVSIIEGKNLGITDLTGLEKCLALASLTLPDNQITDLSPISGLERLQFLDVGNNQIPSLAPLATCKALQYVELTNNKVVDVSPLGSITALTSLYLAGNQIQDIKPLFQLPKVWTLYLEGNQVSDLTGIGSLKWLSMLSLKGNRITDLTPLEPLTDLQFLFLENNQITDLAPLHRMWKKDNEGAREWAPYCQIFIEGNPIDEPSKKLVEELKSSGARITP from the coding sequence ATGAAGCTCACCACCCCCCTGATTCTCCTGCTGGCCGCCCTCCCCGTCTTCTCGCAGGATACCCCACCCGCCGAAGCCCCTAAAAAGGAAGAACCCAAGGTGGAAACCGCGAACCCTGCACCTCCGAAGGCGGACGCAAAGCCTGAGCCAAAACCGGCCCCCAAGGCTGAACCCAAACCCGCCGACGCCCCAAAAGCCGAAACGCCGAAAAAGCCCGAAGATAAACCCGCTGCCGAAAAGAAGCCTGAGGCCAAGCCCGAAGCCAAACCAGCACCCAAGCCGGTGGCCATCTTTAAAGACAAAGCTTTGGAGGCCGCTGTGCGCAAGCAGGTCTTCGCCAAGCGGAATAACAACGAGCCGATCACCGAAGAGGACGTCGCCACGGTCTCCATCATTGAGGGTAAAAATCTGGGCATCACCGACCTTACCGGCCTGGAAAAATGCCTCGCCCTGGCCTCCCTGACCCTGCCGGATAACCAGATCACCGACCTCTCTCCCATCTCAGGCCTCGAGCGCCTGCAGTTCCTGGACGTCGGTAACAACCAAATCCCCAGCCTCGCCCCCCTGGCCACCTGCAAAGCCCTTCAGTATGTCGAGCTGACCAACAACAAAGTCGTGGACGTCTCGCCCCTTGGCAGTATCACCGCCCTGACCTCCCTCTACCTCGCTGGCAACCAGATCCAGGACATCAAACCTCTGTTTCAATTGCCCAAGGTCTGGACTCTTTATCTGGAGGGCAACCAAGTCAGTGATCTCACCGGTATTGGCTCCTTGAAATGGCTCTCCATGCTTTCCCTCAAGGGCAATAGAATCACCGATCTCACTCCCTTAGAACCCCTCACTGACCTGCAATTCCTCTTCCTGGAAAACAATCAGATCACCGACCTGGCTCCCCTACATCGCATGTGGAAAAAGGACAACGAAGGTGCCCGTGAATGGGCCCCCTACTGCCAGATCTTCATCGAAGGAAATCCCATCGACGAGCCCTCCAAGAAACTCGTCGAAGAACTCAAATCCTCCGGTGCCCGCATCACCCCCTAA
- a CDS encoding putative quinol monooxygenase: MVNVIVILEIDPARVDEFLEVITYNAAESLKEPGCLRFEVSRQFDKPNLFALSESYVDKDAMDAHYLTPHFAVWKEKSSTGFVANRWSVKGPVLE, from the coding sequence ATGGTCAATGTTATCGTCATTCTCGAGATCGATCCCGCCCGTGTGGATGAATTCCTGGAAGTTATTACTTATAACGCTGCGGAATCGCTGAAGGAACCTGGATGCCTGCGTTTTGAGGTCAGCCGTCAGTTTGACAAGCCCAATCTGTTCGCCCTAAGCGAAAGCTATGTGGACAAAGATGCTATGGATGCCCATTATCTGACTCCTCATTTTGCCGTTTGGAAGGAAAAATCATCCACGGGTTTTGTGGCTAACCGTTGGTCAGTCAAGGGTCCCGTGCTGGAATAA
- the moaA gene encoding GTP 3',8-cyclase MoaA, which yields MEDAFGHRISYLRVSITDRCNERCRYCMPEEEQAWFPKDEVLSYEEMLRVIRVGAGLGIRKVRVTGGEPLTRPGVADFCASINEIAGIEEIGISTNGTLLSKQENGVSMAARLVKAGVRSANVSLDSLDGGTYQRSTGRDLLPKVMEGIDAAIDAGFRSIRLNCVLMKNQTEREFVPLMNYAWEKGLLLRFIELMPVSTQEVLKEDHFLATGLARQLIEQHTGPLVPLPNFKTNGPAMYYAVPGTEQKIGFIGAMTNLHFCESCNKLRLTSDGKLRPCLGSWLEFDLRSVLRSGCTDAELADFIHHVVARKPKEHDFRDNYQPNRRMIAIGG from the coding sequence GTGGAAGACGCTTTCGGACATCGCATTTCTTACCTGCGGGTCTCCATCACGGATCGCTGCAATGAGCGATGCCGGTACTGTATGCCGGAGGAGGAACAGGCGTGGTTTCCGAAGGATGAAGTGCTGAGCTATGAGGAGATGCTGAGGGTGATCCGCGTGGGTGCCGGACTGGGCATCCGCAAGGTGCGCGTGACCGGTGGGGAACCGCTGACGCGGCCTGGAGTGGCGGACTTTTGTGCTAGCATTAACGAGATTGCGGGCATCGAAGAGATCGGCATTTCCACGAATGGGACGCTGCTTTCCAAGCAGGAGAACGGTGTGAGCATGGCAGCGCGGCTGGTGAAAGCGGGAGTGCGCAGCGCAAATGTGTCTCTAGATTCCCTGGACGGCGGCACGTATCAACGCAGCACGGGCCGCGACCTGCTGCCGAAGGTGATGGAGGGCATCGATGCGGCAATCGACGCGGGGTTTCGCAGCATCCGGCTAAACTGCGTGCTGATGAAAAACCAGACAGAACGGGAATTCGTGCCGCTGATGAACTATGCCTGGGAAAAGGGGCTTCTGCTGCGGTTCATCGAGCTGATGCCGGTCAGCACCCAGGAGGTGCTGAAGGAGGACCATTTCCTGGCCACAGGGCTGGCCAGACAATTGATCGAGCAGCATACGGGTCCGCTGGTTCCGCTGCCAAACTTTAAGACCAACGGGCCTGCGATGTATTATGCGGTGCCGGGCACGGAACAAAAAATCGGCTTCATCGGGGCGATGACGAACCTGCATTTTTGTGAGAGCTGCAACAAGCTGCGGCTGACGAGTGACGGTAAGCTGCGGCCCTGCCTGGGGAGCTGGCTGGAATTTGACCTGCGCAGTGTCCTGCGGTCAGGCTGCACGGATGCGGAGCTGGCGGACTTCATCCACCACGTGGTGGCCCGCAAGCCGAAGGAGCATGACTTTCGCGATAACTATCAGCCGAACCGGCGAATGATCGCCATCGGTGGATAA